Proteins found in one Neodiprion lecontei isolate iyNeoLeco1 chromosome 6, iyNeoLeco1.1, whole genome shotgun sequence genomic segment:
- the LOC107218322 gene encoding uncharacterized protein DDB_G0271670: protein MKPFVVLGVCVLLLASVISEKVEGGKSSEGKKFSSTSTKGKRGVSDGGYIGGSSLGGSSGYSSSPIQSFGGYAAPSLSSGYSLGGSSGALSLGHGSFQGLGGLGGFGGGYNLGGLSLGGGGGGYSFPSASQGLGAHGLSYSLPGASSLSLGGGGFGGGYGGALIASAGKQGPVTFGLHSGSYTPPVYATGIQGLSAYGNGASSSYSLPISSGASLHGLSSSGASSFGLPASSVGSYNLPLSSASLGSSYSFPSSSSGHGISLGSLSSGIQSSSYSLPSSSVSSHGISGSYGAPISVSSGSSYSSPSSSYGSPSSSYGTPSSSSSHGISSSSYSYPSSSSSSYSLPSSSSSSHGISSSSYSFPSSSSSSHGLSSDSSSYSLPSSSSSYSSPSASYGLPSSSGSSHGISSLSSSYGSPSFSGSSGGSGSILSALASASASGSSSGYNSPVISSSSHGSSDSYSPSSSHVGLSSGSSDSSSYGLPISSGSYSGSDGGSSYSSYSSAPSSSYGSPSDSHGAYSSLSPRYASPSGRSYDSYNAGSNKYDTISYSSPGGKY, encoded by the exons ATGAAACCATTT GTTGTACTCGGTGTCTGCGTCCTGCTTTTAGCAAGCGTAATATCCGAGAAAGTCGAAGGTGGCAAATCGTCCGAggggaaaaagttttcatctACGTCGACGAAAGGGAAGCGAGGAGTGTCGGATGGAGGTTACATCGGAGGTTCGTCCCTCGGAGGATCATCCGGCTACTCATCCTCGCCCATCCAGAGCTTCGGAGGCTACGCGGCTCCCTCGCTAAGCTCGGGATACTCCCTCGGCGGATCGTCCGGTGCCCTTTCCCTGGGTCACGGAAGCTTCCAAGGACTCGGAGGCCTAGGAGGCTTCGGAGGCGGCTACAACCTCGGCGGGCTCAGCCTCGGAGGCGGCGGTGGCGGCTACTCGTTCCCATCGGCGAGCCAAGGCCTCGGAGCTCACGGGCTGTCCTACTCGCTGCCCGGTGCGTCCTCCTTGAGCCTCGGAGGAGGCGGATTCGGAGGCGGCTACGGCGGCGCGCTCATCGCCTCCGCCGGCAAGCAAGGACCCGTCACCTTCGGTCTCCACAGCGGAAGCTACACGCCTCCGGTCTACGCCACCGGCATCCAGGGCCTCTCGGCCTACGGCAACGGCGCGAGCTCCTCGTACAGCCTCCCGATTTCCTCCGGAGCTTCCCTGCACGGCCTCTCATCTTCCGGCGCCTCGAGCTTCGGCCTTCCCGCCTCTTCCGTCGGAAGCTACAACCTCCCCTTGAGCTCGGCCTCCCTCGGCTCGTCCTACAGCTTCCCCTCATCCTCCTCCGGGCACGGAATTTCTCTCGGCTCACTTTCCTCCGGGATCCAGAGCTCTTCGTACAGCCTCCCGTCTTCCTCCGTTTCTTCTCACGGTATATCCGGCAGCTACGGTGCCCCGATTTCCGTCTCCTCGGGCTCGAGCTACAGCTCACCGTCCTCCAGCTACGGCTCACCGTCTTCCAGCTACGGCACACCGTCTTCCAGCTCTTCCCACGGAATCTCATCCAGCTCGTACAGCTACCCATCTTCGTCTAGCTCAAGCTACAGCCTCCCGTCTTCTTCGAGCTCATCCCACGGAATATCCTCCAGTTCTTACAGCTTCCCGTCTTCCTCGAGCTCGTCTCACGGACTTTCCTCAGACTCGTCGAGCTACAGCCTCCCCTCGTCGAGCTCGAGCTACAGCTCACCGTCAGCGAGCTACGGCCTCCCCTCGTCGTCCGGTTCCTCTCACGGAATCTCTTCGCTCTCGTCGAGCTACGGCTCGCCCTCTTTCTCCGGTTCATCCGGCGGTTCCGGCTCCATATTGAGTGCCCTTGCGTCTGCCAGCGCCTCGGGATCCTCGTCGGGCTACAACTCCCCTGTAATCTCGTCCTCCTCCCACGGCAGTTCCGACTCCTACAGCCCTTCGTCGTCTCACGTCGGACTCTCCAGCGGCTCCTCCGACAGCTCGAGCTACGGCCTGCCAATTTCATCCGGATCTTACTCCGGCTCCGACGGTGGCTCGTCCTACTCCTCCTACTCGTCGGCACCCTCGAGCTCCTACGGAAGTCCCAGCGATTCGCACGGGGCTTACTCGAGCTTGAGCCCAAGGTACGCGAGCCCCTCCGGAAGGTCGTACGACAGTTACAACGCCGGAAGCAACAAGTACGACACCATCTCGTACTCAAGTCCTGGGGGTAAATATTAG